The following are from one region of the Variovorax sp. V213 genome:
- a CDS encoding efflux RND transporter permease subunit gives MNLSKFFIDRPIFAGVLSLLILIAGLIALRGLPISEYPEVAPPSVVVRAQYPGANPKVIAETVATPLEEQINGVEGMLYMGSQATTDGVLTLTVTFRLGTDPDKAQQLVQNRVSQAEPRLPEEVRRLGITTVKSAPDLTMVVHLVSPNNRYDINYLRNYAVLNVKDPLARIEGVGQVQIFGGGDYSMRVWLDPQKVAQRGLSASDVVAAIRGQNVQAAAGVVGASPGLSGVDMQLSINAQGRLQSEEEFGDIIVKSGTDGAVTRLRDIGRLEMGAADYSLRSLLNNDPAVGMGVFQAPGSNALDISSNVRKTMAELNKNMPEGLEYRIAYDPTQFVRASIESVIHTLLEAIMLVVLVVILFLQTWRASIIPLLAVPVSVIGTFAVLHVLGFSINALSLFGLVLAIGIVVDDAIVVVENVERNIEAGLTPREATYRAMREVSGPIIAIALVLVAVFVPLAFISGLTGQFYRQFAVTIAISTVISAINSLTLSPALAALLLRSHDAPKDALTRGMDKAFGWLFRGFNKLFSRGSEAYSGGVKSVISRKTLMLVIYLALIGVTFGLFKAVPSGFVPAQDKQYLIGFAQLPDGATLDRTDEVIQRMGEIMKKNPNVEDAIAFPGLSINGFTNSSNSGIVFATLKPFDQRKRPDQSGGAVAGQLNGAFASIQDAFIVMFPPPPVAGLGTTGGFKLQIEDRASVGYDQMDAAVKAFMAKAYAAPELTGMFTSWQVNVPQLYADIDRTKARQLGVPVTDIFDTMQIYLGSLYANDFNKFGRTYSVRVQADAPYRARAEDVGMLKVRSTSGEMVPLSALMKVNSTFGPERAMRYNGYLAADINGGPAPGYSSGQAQDAITKIAAETLPKGVSFEWTELTYQEILAGNSAFLVFPLAILLVFLVLAAQYESLTLPIAIILIVPMGILAAMTGVWISGGDNNVFTQIGLIVLVGLSAKNAILIVEFARELEFAGRTPIQAAIEASRLRLRPILMTSLAFVMGVLPLVLSTGAGSEMRKAMGVAVFAGMIGVTAFGLFLTPVFYVLMRRLAGNRPLKLHGDVPHGEDFVSAAHPAAPSHGGSGGGGLHPLPASPRPSHGSHD, from the coding sequence ATGAATCTCTCTAAATTCTTCATCGACCGGCCGATCTTTGCCGGCGTGCTGTCGCTATTGATACTGATAGCCGGCCTGATCGCGCTGCGGGGGCTGCCGATTTCGGAGTACCCGGAAGTCGCGCCGCCCTCCGTGGTGGTGCGAGCCCAGTATCCGGGCGCCAACCCGAAGGTGATTGCCGAAACCGTTGCAACGCCGCTCGAAGAGCAGATCAACGGCGTCGAAGGCATGCTCTACATGGGCAGCCAGGCGACCACCGACGGCGTGTTGACGCTGACGGTGACCTTCCGCCTCGGCACCGATCCCGACAAGGCACAGCAGCTCGTGCAGAACCGCGTCTCGCAAGCCGAGCCGCGCCTGCCGGAGGAAGTGCGCCGCCTCGGCATCACGACCGTCAAGAGCGCGCCCGACCTGACGATGGTGGTCCACCTCGTCTCGCCGAACAACCGCTACGACATCAACTACCTGCGCAACTACGCGGTGCTGAACGTCAAGGACCCGCTCGCGCGCATCGAAGGCGTGGGCCAGGTGCAGATCTTCGGCGGCGGCGACTACTCGATGCGCGTCTGGCTCGACCCGCAGAAGGTTGCGCAGCGCGGCCTCTCGGCCAGCGACGTGGTGGCTGCGATCCGCGGCCAGAACGTGCAGGCCGCGGCCGGCGTGGTCGGCGCATCGCCGGGCCTCTCGGGCGTGGACATGCAGCTCTCGATCAATGCGCAAGGGCGCCTGCAGAGCGAGGAAGAGTTCGGCGACATCATCGTCAAGAGCGGCACCGACGGCGCCGTGACCCGCCTGCGCGACATCGGCCGCCTCGAGATGGGCGCCGCCGACTACTCGCTGCGTTCGCTCCTGAACAACGACCCGGCCGTGGGCATGGGCGTGTTCCAGGCGCCGGGCTCCAATGCGCTCGACATCTCGTCGAACGTGCGCAAGACGATGGCCGAGCTCAACAAGAACATGCCGGAAGGGCTGGAATACCGCATCGCCTACGACCCGACGCAGTTCGTGCGTGCATCGATCGAATCGGTGATCCACACGCTGCTCGAAGCCATCATGCTGGTGGTGCTGGTCGTGATCCTGTTCCTGCAGACCTGGCGCGCGTCGATCATTCCCCTGCTGGCCGTACCGGTGTCGGTGATCGGCACCTTCGCGGTGCTGCACGTCCTCGGTTTCTCGATCAATGCGCTGAGCCTGTTCGGGCTGGTGCTGGCCATCGGCATCGTGGTGGACGACGCCATCGTGGTGGTGGAAAACGTCGAGCGCAACATCGAGGCGGGGCTCACGCCGCGTGAAGCCACTTACCGTGCGATGCGCGAAGTGTCGGGCCCCATCATCGCGATCGCGCTGGTGCTGGTGGCCGTGTTCGTGCCGCTCGCCTTCATCAGCGGCCTCACGGGTCAGTTCTACCGCCAGTTCGCGGTGACGATCGCGATCTCGACGGTGATCTCGGCCATCAACTCGCTCACGCTGTCGCCCGCGCTCGCCGCCTTGCTTCTGCGCAGCCACGATGCTCCCAAGGACGCGCTGACGCGCGGCATGGACAAGGCCTTCGGCTGGCTGTTCCGCGGCTTCAACAAGCTCTTCAGCCGTGGTTCGGAAGCGTACAGCGGCGGCGTCAAGAGCGTGATCTCGCGCAAGACGCTGATGCTGGTGATCTACCTCGCGCTGATCGGCGTGACCTTCGGTCTCTTCAAGGCGGTGCCCAGCGGCTTCGTGCCGGCGCAGGACAAGCAATACCTGATCGGTTTTGCCCAGCTGCCCGACGGCGCCACGCTCGACCGCACCGACGAGGTGATCCAGCGCATGGGCGAGATCATGAAGAAGAACCCGAACGTGGAAGACGCCATTGCCTTCCCGGGCCTGTCGATCAACGGTTTCACCAACAGCTCGAACTCCGGCATCGTGTTTGCCACGCTCAAGCCCTTCGACCAGCGCAAGCGCCCCGACCAGAGCGGCGGTGCGGTGGCCGGGCAGCTCAACGGCGCCTTCGCCAGCATCCAGGATGCGTTCATCGTGATGTTCCCGCCCCCGCCGGTGGCGGGCCTGGGCACCACGGGCGGCTTCAAGCTGCAGATCGAAGACCGCGCCTCGGTCGGCTACGACCAGATGGACGCGGCGGTGAAAGCCTTCATGGCCAAGGCGTATGCCGCCCCTGAGCTCACGGGCATGTTCACGAGCTGGCAGGTCAACGTGCCGCAGCTGTATGCGGACATCGACCGCACCAAGGCGCGCCAGCTCGGCGTGCCGGTGACGGACATCTTCGACACCATGCAGATCTACCTCGGCAGCCTGTATGCGAACGACTTCAACAAGTTCGGCCGCACGTACAGCGTGCGGGTGCAGGCCGATGCGCCTTACCGCGCCCGTGCCGAAGACGTGGGCATGCTGAAGGTGCGCTCGACCTCGGGCGAGATGGTGCCGCTGTCCGCGCTGATGAAGGTCAACTCGACCTTCGGCCCGGAACGCGCCATGCGCTACAACGGCTACCTCGCGGCCGACATCAACGGCGGGCCGGCGCCCGGCTATTCGTCGGGCCAGGCGCAGGACGCGATCACCAAGATCGCGGCCGAGACGCTGCCCAAGGGCGTGAGCTTCGAGTGGACCGAGCTGACCTACCAGGAAATCCTGGCCGGCAACTCCGCCTTCCTGGTGTTCCCGCTGGCCATCCTGCTGGTGTTCCTGGTGCTTGCCGCGCAGTACGAAAGCCTGACGCTGCCGATCGCCATCATCCTGATCGTGCCCATGGGCATCCTGGCCGCGATGACGGGCGTATGGATATCGGGGGGTGACAACAACGTCTTCACGCAGATCGGGTTGATCGTGCTGGTGGGGCTGAGCGCGAAGAACGCGATCCTGATCGTGGAGTTCGCACGGGAGCTCGAGTTCGCCGGACGCACGCCCATCCAGGCTGCGATCGAAGCCAGCCGCCTGCGCCTGCGCCCGATTCTCATGACCTCGCTGGCCTTCGTGATGGGTGTGCTGCCCCTCGTGCTGTCGACCGGCGCGGGCTCGGAGATGCGCAAGGCCATGGGCGTGGCGGTGTTCGCCGGGATGATCGGCGTGACGGCCTTCGGCCTGTTCCTGACGCCAGTGTTCTATGTGCTGATGCGCCGCCTCGCGGGCAACCGTCCGCTCAAGTTGCACGGCGACGTGCCGCACGGAGAAGACTTCGTTTCGGCGGCCCATCCGGCTGCGCCGTCCCACGGAGGTTCCGGCGGTGGCGGGCTGCACCCGCTACCCGCCTCGCCGCGTCCTTCGCACGGCTCGCATGACTGA